A section of the Festucalex cinctus isolate MCC-2025b chromosome 9, RoL_Fcin_1.0, whole genome shotgun sequence genome encodes:
- the tctn1 gene encoding tectonic-1 isoform X7 — MGNNDVSTDTPTALHKFYQYGDAIISVKENGKRGIFYLPASSVSVDCVDQSPTAFLLDRRSRCSRRVVLKEDCSSLPAISMDAYTNINLYAGKNEGASVVHVEMASVVLQSLVGTQNEVMISEEETMKPYLLNPNVCSNVVLKVAYLVVYNESGQIVHAAVHLLLGNVHVTPLTLEQEFSIKFIQDKNKNAPLHNSGNPGYIVGLPILSAQEIAEYPLHSMNGRVLNISPGDTQSLLQSSANHNCMNSPHQRSPVLFGVNAMSGCTLSLKDAANCSVVSQIILDALRGQIYHQYVAKFGNSALHNPLDWVPIKRNYNHRGSMICRIPLSLHLQIEWTKYGFLWNPQAQILSVEEVIQTNTTSLTSDTLSIRSSVSFKEISAAAVPGYRATPTITAKLPIDFFFPFV; from the exons ATggggaataatgacgtttctACAGATACCCCAACTGCACTTCACAAATTTTATCAG TATGGAGATGCAATCATTTCTGttaaagaaaatggaaaaagagGAATCTTTTACCTGCCAGCTTCAAGTGTTTCTGTTGACTGTGTTGACCAGAGTCCTACAG catTCTTATTAGACAGAAGAAGTCGATGTTCCCGGCGTGTGGTTCTGAAAGAGGACTGCAGCTCTCTACCAGCCATAAGCATGGATGCGTACACAAACATCAACCTCTATGCT gGGAAGAATGAAGGTGCCTCA GTTGTTCATGTGGAGATGGCGTCAGTTGTGTTGCAGTCTTTAGTTGGCACCCAAAATGAAGTCATGATCAGTGAAGAGGAAACCATGAAGCCATATCTTCTTAATCCGAATGTTTGCTCAAATGTTGTGTTGAAG GTTGCATATTTGGTGGTGTACAACGAATCAGGCCAAATAGTGCATGCTGCAGTACATTTGCTGCTTGGTAATGTTCATGTAACACCACTTACCCTGGAACAGGAGTTCTCTATCAAGTTTATTCAG GACAAGAATAAGAACGCACCACTCCATAACAGTGGAAATCCAGGTTATATCGTCGGACTTCCTATTTTGTCTGCACAAGAAATTGCTGAATACCCTTTACATAGTATGAACG GAAGGGTTTTAAACATCAGCCCTGGAGACACACAGTCTCTTCTCCAGAGTTCTGCAAACCATAACTGTATGAACAGTCCTCATCAGCGCTCTCCTGTCTTGTTTGGTGTGAACGCAATGTCTGGCTGCACATTAAG cctcaAGGATGCAGCCAACTGCTCCGTTGTTTCCCAAATCATTCTTGATGCTCTGCGAGGACAAATCTATCACCAATATGTTGCTAAATTTGGAAACTCGGCATTGCACAATCCCCTTGACTGGGTGCCCATCAAGCGCAACTATAATCACAGG GGTTCAATGATTTGCAGGATCCCGTTGTCACTTCACTTACAAATTGAATGGACCAAATACGGATTCTTGTGGAACCCCCAAGCTCAGATTCTGAGTGTCGAGGAAGTGATCCAAACCAATACCACCAGTTTG ACTAGTGATACACTCTCAATTCGGAGTTCAGTGAGCTTCAAAGAAatttctgctgctgctgttccTGGTTACAGAGCGACGCCGACCATCACTGCCAAGCTGCCAATTGACTTCTTCTTTCCATTTGTTTGA
- the tctn1 gene encoding tectonic-1 isoform X9 — translation MDAYTNINLYAGKNEGASVVHVEMASVVLQSLVGTQNEVMISEEETMKPYLLNPNVCSNVVLKVAYLVVYNESGQIVHAAVHLLLGNVHVTPLTLEQEFSIKFIQDKNKNAPLHNSGNPGYIVGLPILSAQEIAEYPLHSMNGRVLNISPGDTQSLLQSSANHNCMNSPHQRSPVLFGVNAMSGCTLSLKDAANCSVVSQIILDALRGQIYHQYVAKFGNSALHNPLDWVPIKRNYNHRGSMICRIPLSLHLQIEWTKYGFLWNPQAQILSVEEVIQTNTTSLTSDTLSIRSSVSFKEISAAAVPGYRATPTITAKLPIDFFFPFV, via the exons ATGGATGCGTACACAAACATCAACCTCTATGCT gGGAAGAATGAAGGTGCCTCA GTTGTTCATGTGGAGATGGCGTCAGTTGTGTTGCAGTCTTTAGTTGGCACCCAAAATGAAGTCATGATCAGTGAAGAGGAAACCATGAAGCCATATCTTCTTAATCCGAATGTTTGCTCAAATGTTGTGTTGAAG GTTGCATATTTGGTGGTGTACAACGAATCAGGCCAAATAGTGCATGCTGCAGTACATTTGCTGCTTGGTAATGTTCATGTAACACCACTTACCCTGGAACAGGAGTTCTCTATCAAGTTTATTCAG GACAAGAATAAGAACGCACCACTCCATAACAGTGGAAATCCAGGTTATATCGTCGGACTTCCTATTTTGTCTGCACAAGAAATTGCTGAATACCCTTTACATAGTATGAACG GAAGGGTTTTAAACATCAGCCCTGGAGACACACAGTCTCTTCTCCAGAGTTCTGCAAACCATAACTGTATGAACAGTCCTCATCAGCGCTCTCCTGTCTTGTTTGGTGTGAACGCAATGTCTGGCTGCACATTAAG cctcaAGGATGCAGCCAACTGCTCCGTTGTTTCCCAAATCATTCTTGATGCTCTGCGAGGACAAATCTATCACCAATATGTTGCTAAATTTGGAAACTCGGCATTGCACAATCCCCTTGACTGGGTGCCCATCAAGCGCAACTATAATCACAGG GGTTCAATGATTTGCAGGATCCCGTTGTCACTTCACTTACAAATTGAATGGACCAAATACGGATTCTTGTGGAACCCCCAAGCTCAGATTCTGAGTGTCGAGGAAGTGATCCAAACCAATACCACCAGTTTG ACTAGTGATACACTCTCAATTCGGAGTTCAGTGAGCTTCAAAGAAatttctgctgctgctgttccTGGTTACAGAGCGACGCCGACCATCACTGCCAAGCTGCCAATTGACTTCTTCTTTCCATTTGTTTGA